The following nucleotide sequence is from Halorussus caseinilyticus.
GACGCGCGCACGGTCGTGGACCGTCACCTCGGCGTCGGGGTGGTCGTCGGCGAGTCGCTGGCGTATCGCCCGGCGCTGGTCGTCGTCGGTCCGCGTGACGACGGCCCGACCGGTGGTCTCGACGGCGGTGTCGGCCAGCGACGCCACTTCCTCGGGCGTCTTGCCGTCGCCCAGAATCGCCTCCGGGACGCCCCTCCGAGTCTCTCGCGCCGCGTCGAACCGTCCGGCGTCGTCCGTGGCGTACCCCGCGAGTCGGGCCTCGGCGTCGGCCGGACTCACCTCACCCGCCGCGACTGCTTCGAGTAGTTCGCGCATGTCCGACTCTGGGCGCTCTACGTACTCCTATCCACCGACCCGGCCGAACCGCGGCCACACAACCGCCTTATATTTATACTTTTTGGCCTTCTTGATAGATGACCGGGAAGTGACCGACACGGGGCCGTTCGCACGAGAATTTGAGAAGCTTTATTAGGGGTGGCAGGAAAGAAAAGGTCGTATGGCAGACCTCATCGTCAAAGCCGCTGTCAAGGACGCACTGGACGACAAGAACGTGGCGTCGGACTTCTACGACGCCCTCGACGAGCGCGTCGACGAACTCCTCGACGAGGCTGCCCGCCGCGCCGAGGCCAACGACCGAAAGACTGTCCAGCCCCGCGACCTTTAAATCCGGGAGCTACTCAGTTTCTTTTATCGCGCACTCTCCGACGTAGCCGGAGGCTTGGTTCTGTACGCTTTAAGCGATTATTTAGTTTTCTTCGAGCAATCTTCGTATTTCTCTCGGCAATAATTTTGTTGTTCTCCGGTTCTGGTCGCTGTCGGCTCGCTATGCAGTACTATCGTGACCGGCAGAATCGTGGCGACGAAGACCCGGAAAGCCCCCGCCCGCTCGTGGCCGCTCAGCGGGATATTTCGGGCGCGCAGTCCTGCGCGCCCGAAATCCGACCTCAGAAGCGTTTCACGTCCACGCCGTCGTCCGTGCCGACGTGAACCTCGTCGGCCATCCCGACGAACAGGCCGTGTTCGACCGCGCCCGGAAGTCCCGAGAGGTCGTCTGCGAGTTCCGCGGGGTTGGCGATTTCCCCGAAGTCGCAGTCCAGCACGAGGTTGCCGTTGTCGGTCACGACCGGGCCGTCCTTTCGCTCGGCGGTCCGGAGGGAGGGCGACCCCCCGAGCGCCCGCACGTCGTCGACCACGGTCGTTCTGGCGTCGGGCAGGACCTCAACCGGAATCGGGTGGTCGAGTTGGCCCGCGGCCTTGCTCGGGTCGGCCACCACGAGCAGGCGGTTGGCGGCCGCGTCCACGATTTTCTCGCGGGCGTGGGCCGCGCCGCCGCCCTTCACCAGATGCGGACCCGAGAACTGGTCGGCCCCGTCGATGGCGAGGTGGACCGCGTTCGCCTCGTCCAGACTCGTGAGCGGAATCGCGGCCTCCTTCGCCAGTTCCCGCGACTGGAAGGAGGTCGGGATTCCGCGCACGTCGAGACCGCTGTCCACCTTCCGGCCGATGGCCCGAATCGCGTGGGCCGCGGTCGAACCCGTGCCGAGACCGACCACCGTGCCGTCTTCGACCGCCTCGGCCGCGCTCTCGCCCGCCGCCCGTTTTTCCGCGTCGCTTCCGCCGGTCGTCTTCATATCGCTACCTCCGCGGCGAGCGGTGAAAAGTCTGGTCGAACGGGCGCGAGGAGATTCGGCCCGACGAACGCGACGGGTCCCACTGGACGACGCCGACTGACCGAACCCAACGGGACGTTTCGGTGCGCAACGGGCGCTAGTGTTTTGGCGATTCCTCCCGTAAGTCTCAGAACAATGCCTGCCAGCGACTCGGACGCCGAGTCCGACGCGGGGACCGAGCAGGGGGATTCGGAGGGGCAACCACGGGAGGAGGCCGTCTCGCTCCGGGACGTGCGCAAGACGTACTTCCTCGGCGAGCCAGTCCACGCCTTGGACGGCGTTGACCTGTCGATTCCGCGAGGGTCCTACACCGCGGTCATGGGACCGAGCGGGTCGGGCAAGAGTACGCTCCTGAACCTCATCGGATGTCTCGACACCCCCACCGAGGGCGAGGTGTGGGTCAACGGCCGGGAGGTGTCGGCTATCTCCCAGCGGAAGCGAACCACGGCCCGCGGCGAGGAAATCGGCTTCGTCTTCCAGACGTTCAACCTCATGCCGAAACTCACCGCCGCCGAGAACGTCGCTCTCCCTCTCGTCTTTCAGGGCGTCGGCAAGAGCGAGCGCATCGACCGGGCGAAAGACCTGCTCTCGCAGGTCGGACTCGGGAATCGAGGCGACCACCGGCCGAACGAACTCTCGGGCGGCCAGCGCCAGCGAGTCGCCATCGCCCGCGCGCTGGCGGCGGACCCGGCAATCATCCTCGCCGACGAACCCACCGGGAACTTGGACCAAGAGACGGGCAAACAGATTATGGGCCTGTTCCAGCGACTCCACGACGAGGGCAACACGATTCTGATGGTGACTCACGAGCGACCCATCGCGGAACACGCCCAGCGCGTGATTCACGTGTTGGACGGCACCGTCGAGAAAATCGAGGAAATCGACTCTCCTCGGCGCGTCGAACCCGACCTCCCCTGATGGAGTTCGCAGAGAGCCTACGCCTCAGTTGGCGCGCAATCCGAAGCCACAAGCTTCGCTCGACGCTGACGACGCTCGGCGTCGTCATCGGCGTCGCGGCAGTCATCACCTTCGTCACGCTCGGAACCAGCCTCCGGGCCGACGTACTCGGACAGGTCGGGGCCGACCGTACGCCGAACGTCTACGTCTGGGCCGGGCCGGAGGGACAGAACGGCGGGCCGGGAGCAGGCGCACAGCCGGTCTTCACCGCCCACGACATGGACCGCCTCCGGAACCTCTCGGGCGTCGGGTCGGTCGTCCCGCGGGGGGTGGTACCCACCGCGGCTATCTCGGCGGGCGGCGAGACGGTCGCTCAGCGACAGGTAATCGCCACCTCGCCGTCGAACTTCGACCCCGACGACTTCTCGGCGGGTCGGTCGTTCCGCGAGGGCCAGCGCGAAATCGTCGTGAACCGACAGGCCGCCGAGTTGTTCGACCCGACGCTTTCGGTCGGGTCGAACGTCACGCTCCGACTCGCCTCCGGCGAGTCGGTCGATGCCGAGGTCGTCGGCCTGCTCAACGCCTCGGCCGCAGGCGGGGCCTTCGAGGGACTCGGCGGCGGGTCCCAGCCCCTCGTGTTCACGCCGACCGACCCCTTCTACCGGACGACCATCGAGAGTCCCGCGACCGGCCAGAACCAGCGCGTCTACCCGACGCTGACCGTCGTCGCCGAGGACTTCGCCGCGGTGCCCGACGCCAAAGACGAGGTGCGGGCGTACCTGACCAACGACTCGGACGCGGCCCGACTCGTCCCCGAGAGCTACGCCTTCTCGGTCGA
It contains:
- a CDS encoding ABC transporter permease gives rise to the protein MEFAESLRLSWRAIRSHKLRSTLTTLGVVIGVAAVITFVTLGTSLRADVLGQVGADRTPNVYVWAGPEGQNGGPGAGAQPVFTAHDMDRLRNLSGVGSVVPRGVVPTAAISAGGETVAQRQVIATSPSNFDPDDFSAGRSFREGQREIVVNRQAAELFDPTLSVGSNVTLRLASGESVDAEVVGLLNASAAGGAFEGLGGGSQPLVFTPTDPFYRTTIESPATGQNQRVYPTLTVVAEDFAAVPDAKDEVRAYLTNDSDAARLVPESYAFSVETDQDLVDQLRELLTTLTNFVTGIAVISLVVGSIGIANIMLVSVTERTKEIGIMKAVGAQNRDVLQLFLLEAVLLGTFGSILGIPVGVGGAYLAGQYIGLSLVLPFEWFAIAVAVGVLVGVVAGLYPAWSAAKTDPIDALRYE
- the rpiA gene encoding ribose-5-phosphate isomerase RpiA, coding for MKTTGGSDAEKRAAGESAAEAVEDGTVVGLGTGSTAAHAIRAIGRKVDSGLDVRGIPTSFQSRELAKEAAIPLTSLDEANAVHLAIDGADQFSGPHLVKGGGAAHAREKIVDAAANRLLVVADPSKAAGQLDHPIPVEVLPDARTTVVDDVRALGGSPSLRTAERKDGPVVTDNGNLVLDCDFGEIANPAELADDLSGLPGAVEHGLFVGMADEVHVGTDDGVDVKRF
- a CDS encoding DUF1931 family protein; protein product: MADLIVKAAVKDALDDKNVASDFYDALDERVDELLDEAARRAEANDRKTVQPRDL
- a CDS encoding ABC transporter ATP-binding protein, which gives rise to MPASDSDAESDAGTEQGDSEGQPREEAVSLRDVRKTYFLGEPVHALDGVDLSIPRGSYTAVMGPSGSGKSTLLNLIGCLDTPTEGEVWVNGREVSAISQRKRTTARGEEIGFVFQTFNLMPKLTAAENVALPLVFQGVGKSERIDRAKDLLSQVGLGNRGDHRPNELSGGQRQRVAIARALAADPAIILADEPTGNLDQETGKQIMGLFQRLHDEGNTILMVTHERPIAEHAQRVIHVLDGTVEKIEEIDSPRRVEPDLP